A stretch of DNA from Spirosoma endbachense:
TGTTCGCAATGTGGACAGAGCTATTCGCCATTCACCCGGCAAACGGTGTCGGTTTGCTGCCAGATGCCCCTGCTGGCAAGTTACCAACTCAATCAGGGTCTCGACAAAGCAGAACTGCTATTCCGAGAAAAATCGCTCTGGCGCTATGCCGAACTCCTTCCGGTTCTGGACCCCAAAAACCGCGTTAGTTTAGGCGAAGGTTTTACGCCACTGCTTGCACTTCCCCGGCTGGCTAATACGTATTCGATGCGTCAGCTTACGCTTAAAGACGAAGGGCTTAACCCAACCGGGTCGTTTAAAGCGCGTGGTCTGAGTCTGGCCATTTCAAAAGCTAAGGAGAATGGCGAAACGGCATGCATCGTGCCAACGGCCGGTAATGCCGGGGTTGCCATGGCAGCCTATTGTGCCAGGGCTGGGCTTGACGCTGTCGTGGTTATGCCTCGGCACACTCCGGAAGCATTTCGGGAAGAATGCCTCGCGTATGGCGCTACTGTTATCCTAATCGACGGTCTGATCAATGACTGCGCGGCTAAAGTGCAGGACATGAATCGTTATGGCGATTATTTCGACGTTTCTACTCTGAAAGAACCGTATCGACTGGAAGGTAAAAAGACAATGGGGTATGAAATTGCCGAACAATTAAACTGGCAGCTACCCGATGTGATCATGTATCCTACGGGCGGTGGAACGGGGCTTATTGGCCTTTGGAAAGCGTTTCAGGAAATGAAAGAATTAGGCTGGCTCCCGGCAGACCAGCCAATGCCCAGACTGGTGGCGGTTCAGGCCGAAAACTGTTGTCCTGTTGTTGAAACGTTCTGGGGGAGGCAGGCCAACTGTAAACAATACATTGGTCGCCCCACGCTCGCCAATGGGCTGGCCGTTCCCCGGCCTATTGGAGAACCACTGATGCTGAAGGTATTACAGGAATCGGGTGGTACGGCTATTGCTGTCTCTGAAGAACAAATGCTGGAGGGCGTTCGTGAACTAGGTCGTCATGAAGGCCTTTTTGTAGCCCCCGAAGGCGGTGCGATCTGGGCCGCTACGAAGCAATTGCTACACGATGGCTGGTTACGTTCTGACGAACACATTTTGCTGCTCAATACAGGATCTGGCCAGAAATATCTGGATAATCTGAAAGGAATCTGGCAGACTCAGGAACATACTTGACTGATCGATCTATAACCTAAATCTGGGGTTTCCCCCAGTGACAGGACTTTTGCAAAACCCCGTGCCACCGCAGCCGCGGACGGTGGTTTGTATGCTCATCATTAGTAACCGTGGCACGGGGTTTTGCAAAAGTCCCGATTGAGTGAAATTCAGCGGATATTTACGGCACTTTATCCGCTGAATTTACACCAAAAATGGGTAACTTAGTCGGCACAATTATTCATTCATGCAGCCCGCTACAGCCCTCATTTCTCCCCTGGATCATCTTGCTCAGGACGCCGTCATGGCCCGTTTGATACAGGAAACACCCTCACCAAAAATCTTCAATGACTACGCCGGTGATGTCTATCTGGCCCTGCTCGAAAGCATCGTTTCCCAACAGATTTCGGTGAAGGCAGCCGATGCCATTTTTTCCCGATTCCGGCAACTGTTCGCCGACAGTTACCCCGACCCCAACGAGTTGCTTCTGAAGTCAACCGACGAGTTGCGAAGCGCCGGTTTGTCGTTCCAGAAAATCAAGTACCTGCAAAGTGTTGCCGGGTTTTCGCTGGCCAATCCAATGGACCGGGCTCATCTAGATCCGATGACGGACGAAGAAATCGTGCAATACCTGCTTCCGATTAAAGGAGTTGGCCGCTGGACGGTTGAGATGCTGCTTATGTTCGTGCTGGATCGTCCTGACGTTTTCCCGATCGACGATCTGGTCATTCGTCAGCGGATGTTGCTGGCGTATCCAGAGCAAACCAATGGACTTACGGGTAAAGCACTCTACAAAGTCCTGCATCAGATTGCCGACCCCTGGAGACCCTATCGCACAACAGCTAGTCGGTATTTATGGCGCTGGAAGCCGCTCTAAGCGACAATTGTAGCGCTATAACTTTTTCACTCTCACGGCCACTTTCGACTCTACTTTAATGAGAACCTGAACGCCGTCGGGTCGAACCACAACACGCTGCGGCACCAATCGGAACGAATCGATATTCAGTGTTGTCTTTCGCCCGGCTCCACCGCGGGCAAACGCCGTTTCAATCTTTTCGGGTAGTTCAGAAATCTGATGCCGTAAGGGAATAACCATCACGGATTGAAGTGAATCACGAAAATGGTCGTGCAGTAACCAGTCGGCGGTAGCAAACAGGCGCTCCTTGGTATCGACGTCAAAATCCAGCGATTTGATTTCCAGCGTGTTGTTTAATGTATCGTAGCTAGGCTGCCCATGAAAGTATAAAGTGCCATTGACAGCACCAGTCACTTCTGTTTTCACAATCAACGAGCGTCCTCCTCCATAAACGGTAGCATTCTTAATTTTCACTTTTCCACCCGCCAGCTTGATCTTTTGTTCATCCAACGCTTTGGCTAACACCCGGTTAGCATCTTCAAAGGGAATAAAAGCTCTCACCTCCAGACGCGATGCTTCCGGTGTTTTTGCTCGTCTTAGTAGACGCGGAAGCCGTTCAAGCTCCGTAACGATTGGTTTGGGGCCTACTTTTGTATCGACCCGAAATGCAATTTGCAGTGGAACCGTAATGCGTTTTTCATCCCCAAAAACAGGGGCGGCCGCAATACTGAATGGTTTAGGAATAATCCAGATTTCTTCAGGCTTTTTAGCGATGCGCAATGGCTTCTGGATATCGCGCCAAACTTTTCTTACATGACGATCCAGCCGTAATTCAGTATGCACGGCCTTATCGATCGCGGCTTCTATTTCAGCTTTCCGTTTATCAAGAATACTTTCGGCCAGTTTAGTGACGCCAATTTTTACCCCTAACATCTGAACCGTTGGCCGATGAATCCAGTGGTAGTTTTCAAACCTCGACCGGGTTGCCAATCGCCAGTTGGAACCAATAGAAAGAGGGCTCACAAAATTAACCGCCAAGGCACAAAGCGGACGCCGTTTCCGAATCTTGCGCAGCCCAATCGGATTGGTGTACCACACTTGCAGGGGAGCCGAGAAAGAAACCTTTCGGTTAGCATATTGAATACGAACTGGGCCTGTTCGCTCGACGCGAATGTGCCAGGCTTCGCCTTTCTTTCCTTCAAAGGTTTCTTCAGGAACCAGCACGACACCCAGCGATTTATTGATCTTCCGTTCAAGATCCGCGATCTTAAACGTTATATCGCCTGCCACATACGATATTGGGTCCGGGATAGCCGGCTCAAAATCCTGCGCTGCCGGCGGCTTTGACCGGACACGATTACAACTTACGGAAGCCAGAAGGGCCGCAAATACTATAAAAAATCCGATGATACGTTGAGTGTTCACTGCAACAAAAACTATCGGATCAGGAAAATGTTAATTAAGTAAACGGATATTCATTTCGCGGTAGTTATCGCCGACGTTTTTGCGTCGGTTTCACAACCGCATCCTTTGCCACAGCCTGCCTGCTTTTTGAAGAAACTTCGGTAGGCCCGATTACCCATATACCCCACGGCAAAAGCAAAGATCAGAAAGATGATGAACTCCTGCATGATTTGATTTTCTATCGGTTAGCTATTTTCGGTTGGATGCTTACGTCTGAAGTCCAAAACCGGAGTGCCAACGGTCAATTGCCCAACATTTTTTCATACCCAACCGTTCCGAACGGCCAGTTGATAAATGTGCTGATAGTGATGTTCGCCGTGCCACGCATAGATTCCCATTACCTCCGATATGGGAAAAGAACGCTGACTTCCAGGATGGAAATACGTGCGCTGCCGTTGATCTTCAGTAAGCGATTTCAGTACTGTTACCCAGCGCAGATGTAAATTACATAGGATTACCAGTGATGGGGCAACATCAAGTGTATAGTCAGCTAGTTTAGCCCAATCGCCTTCCTCGTAGGGTGAAATGGTTGGATTGTTTTCCGTAAGAGCCAGTTTAACCCGCACATACGCATTAATATGGCTGTCAACGACGTGGTGTACGACCTGCCGAACAGTCCAGCCATCGGGGCGGTAGGGCGTATCAAGGCGATCATCGCCCCACCTGCCTACGAGTTCGGTCAGTTTCCTGGGCATCCCGGCAATAACCGCGATGTGTTCGTGATTCTGCTCAGTTGTAAAAATACTCCCATAAGCAAAATCGCCTATGGGGTAACGGAGTTTATATAGGTCTTGCTCCTGCATAGTCTGTAACTTATTCGATTTAGGGTTTACTTGATTTGGCGTTTAGCTTGCTGTACTCGATAAACCGGAAACCAGTTATTGCCAGTATTCCTGTATCGCTTTTAGTAATTCCGGCTGCATGCCAGACCCCGCAATGACATCGCCCCGGAACAGGAATGCATCACCACCGTCAAAATCAGTGACAATTCCCCCCGCTTCGTGCACGAGCAGTACGCCCGCTGCCATATCCCAGGAGTGGAGATTGTATTCATAAAAAGCCTCGAATCGCCCGCAGGCCACATAAGCCAGATCGATGGCTGCTGAGCCCAACCGACGCAGTCCGTGCGTTTGCTTCATCAACGACTCCAGAATCTGAAGGTACTTCGGCATCTTGTCGAAGGTATAATACGGAAAACCCGTTGCAATCAGGCTCTCACCCAGTTGAGTTGCCGGAGAAACCGAAATTTTAGTACCATTGCAGTAGGCTCCTCCCCCTTTCCAGGCCGAAAAACATTCGTCACGGTTAGGATCATAGACAACACCGGCAAGGGGTGTACTGCCCTGAGCCAGTCCGATACTGACCGAAAACACGGGTAGATCATGGATAAAATTGGCCGTACCATCGAGCGGATCGATAATCCAGTTGAGCGCAGTCGGGTCAGCCTCCTGACCAGTGGTTCCCTCTTCCGTAATAAATCCGGCTTGCGGCAACAACTGACTCAGGCGAACAACCAGTTGTTTTTCCGTTTCTTTATCGACATAGGATACTAAATTATTCAAGCCTTTGTATTCAATGGCTTCTCGCTGAAATTTGCTTCGCTCCTGAAGCAGAAATTCACCGGCATCGGTGGCAATTGTACAAATGTCGCGGGTGATGGCGGCTAAATCGAGGGAAGATTGGGCTGAAACGTTAGTGGTCATTCGTTAGATAGGCCGATTTTGAAAGGCCAAGATATAAAAAAGCGGAAACAAGGGCTGTCAGGTTGCCCGTAATTCCATTCTGTGCGACCTTTGTTTTATGACGATTGACCTGCGTAGCGATACAATTACTCAACCCACGCCCGCCATGCGCGAGGCTATGTTTACGGCCCAACTGGGCGACGATGTTCTCGGCGATGATCCTACGGTCAATGCCCTCGAAGCAAAAGCGGCCGCTATGTTCGGCATGGAAGCGGCTTTGTTCTGTGCCTCCGGTACGATGACGAACCAGCTGGCGATACGCACTCACACCCGCCCCGGCGACGATGTCATCTGCGATTACCTGTCGCACGTGTATCAGTACGAAGGAGGTGGTATTTCGGTGAATGCACTGGCGTCTGCCAGTCTGGCCCACGGCGAACGCGGTAAGCTCACTCCTGATCTTATCCGCGATTACATTTACAGCCCATCAGATTCGCACAAACCGCTGTCACGGTTGGTCGTACTCGAAAATACGGTGAATAAAGGCGGGGGGTGTTACTATACCGTTCCCGAAATTGCGGCCATCCGGCATGTCTGTGACGAACACGGCTTACTCCTTCATCTCGATGGGGCACGGCTTTTTAATGCCCTGGTCGAAACGGGCGAACCGACTGAAGCATACGGTCAGTTGTTCGACTCGATCAGTATCTGTTTATCGAAAGGTTTAGGTTGTCCGGTAGGGTCGCTCCTGCTTGGCAAAGCAGCTATGGTTCGCCAGGCCCGGCGCTACCGTAAGCTGATGGGGGGCGGCTGGCGACAGGCGGGGTTCCTGGCCGCAGCGGGCATCTACGCACTTGATCACCATATCGACCGGTTGAAAATTGATCATGCCCGCGCCCGAAAAATTGGCGCTATTCTCGAAAAGCTGCCCGAAGTCGAAGAAATTCTCCCGATTGACACGAACATCGTGATTTTTAGGCTCCCGGCAAACCTCTTAGCCGCCGATTACGTTGCACAATTAGACTCCAAAGGCATTCGTGGCGTTCAGTTTGGCAAGCACCTGGTGCGCTTTGTCACGCATCTGGATTTGACAGATGAGATGATCACGGAAATGGAGAAAAAGATGACGCTGGATAGCAATCGTTAGGTATGGGATACTGACCATTGGAATGAACGTCCCAAATCCAGTTTCCAATGGCTATTCGCTACTGTCCAACAGCCCAACACGCTAAAAATGCATATACAAACCAGAACACTGCAAAAAGAAGATTATCACGACCTCAAAGAAACCATGATTGAGGTCTATAGTGGTATTGGGGGTGATTACTGGCCAAAAAGCTCGATCACGAAACTGCTGTCTATTTTTCCGGAAGGGCAGTTCTGCGTCGAAGTAGATGGTAAAGTGGTAGCCAGTGCCCTGGCAATTCGGGTTAAATACGATCAGTTTGGCGATAATCACACATACTACGAAATAACGGGGGGATACACATTCAAAACGCACAGCGATGAGGGCGATTACCTCTATGGCATTGAGGTTTTTGTGCACCCTGATTACCGCGACCTTCGGCTCGGTCGTCGACTATATGACGCCCGCAAGGAACTCTGCGAACAACTGAATCTGAAAGGTATTCTGGCAGGAGGACGCATTCCGAATTACAACAAATTTGCGGATGACCTGACTCCGCGTGAATACATCGCCAAAGTAAAGCAAAAAGAAATTTATGACCCGACGCTGACCTTTCAGCTCTCCAACGATTTCCACGTCCGGAAAGTCCTTCGTGGCTACCTGCCCGGCGATACCGAGTCGAAGGAATACGCTACGTTGCTGGAATGGATCAACATCTATTACGTTGTTGAGAAGGACAAAAAACCGCATACCGATTCAATCATTCGGCTGGGTGTGATCCAGTGGCAGATGCGGCTGTTCAAAAATCTGGATTCATTTCTGGATCAGATCGAGTTCTTCGTCAATGCGGTCAGTGATTACCGGGCTGATTTCATGGTACTGCCGGAGTTCTTCAACACGCCCTTAATGGCCGATTTCAACGATCTGCCAGAGCCGGTAGCTATTCGCAAACTGGCCGATTTTACGGAGCCTGTGCGCGAAAAACTCTGTGAACTGGCTATTTCCTACAATGTCAATATTGTGGGAGGAAGCATGCCCCTCGTAGACGATGATGGGAAGTTGTATAATGTGGCCTACCTCTGCCGTCGCGATGGCTCCTGGGAAGAATACAGGAAAATTCACATTACACCCAATGAAGTAAGGCATTACGGCATGGTGGGTGGTTATGAAATTCGGGCATTCGACACCGACTGTGGTAAAATTGGTATGCTGATCTGTTACGATGTCGAATTCCCCGAACTCGGCCGGATTCTGGCTCAGCAGGGCATGCAGATTCTGTTTGTACCGTTCCTGACCGATACCCAGAATGGCTACTCCCGAGTGCGACACTGCGCTCAGGCACGCGCCATCGAGAATGAATGTTATGTGGCGATATCGGGATGCGTCGGGAATCTCCCTAAAGTCCATAACATGGATATCAATTACGCACAGTCGGCCGTATTTACGCCTTCCGACTTTCAGTTCCCGACCAACGCGGTGAAGGCCGAAGCAACGACCAATACCGAGATGGTGCTCATTGCCGACGTAGACCTGAGTCTGCTGAAAGAGCTTCATGAACATGGCTCCGTACAGGTACTCAAAGACCGCCGGACAGACCTTTATGACGTGACGCTGAAAAAAGCCGCCAGAAAGGCCCTTAAGCAGAAGAAAGCATCGTCGGATAACGATCCTGAAGAAGTTGCTCCAATCATCACAGTTGCAGAATGATGCGCTAGGATTTCTTACTGAATAAAACAGGAAACGCCACTTATAGCAGAGTGGCGTTTCCTGTTTTTAGGGAATCTCAAACGGAGACATTCAATTTTCATTCGTAACCTCGACCCCATATCGTATTGCTGCTTCAAGTATGTCGATATTTATATCTTTCAGATTTTTGAATCTAATGCAATACCCGGTTACGCTCGCTTTGCCTATTTCTTTCCCAAACGTTTGGGCTAAGTATGCCTTATCGTTGATACCGAGGATATAGACAGAGATTCCGGTTTTGTTCGCGCTCAAACCAATTTGAAAAAAATCCCGGATCTTTCCATCAGCATATTTTATGGTTTGAAATCCGTAGCCTATAGTAGGGTTAGCAACTGTTTTATTTTCGCTGTTTTTACCAGTGTCGAACCATAATTTACAACCTGGTAAAACTTGAAGGACGAGCCTGTGCAACTCTTCCATATCAATACGTTTGGGTTCAGGTTGGCTGGTAATATACTCGTTGATTTGCTCCTGTTCGTTCATATCAACTATTGAATTATGGGTTACTTACTTTGCCTTTTCAAATCTCGTTTATTTTTAGTCATACACTAATTCTTTTCGTTCACCTTTCTTCGAAAGTACTGTCCTCTTTTATCTGGCTTATCATTCAAATTTCAAATTGATATACCGTCTTTTTTAAATCTTTACAAATATTATTTCAACAATCACAGAAACATCAATATTATAAACTCAATATTATCTTTTCAATAAAACGTTAATACTGTATTCATTTTATATAAATTCGACCATAGACCATATCCTATTCAATTATGCGCTACTTATTTTTATTCGTTTTACTCACCTGTTTTGGCTATTATGCTACACAGGCTCAAGTGACTACCTCTTCCATTGCGGGAGTCATCAGCGATGAAAGCGGTAACGGCTTACCCGGTGCAACGGTACAGGCCATTCACCTGCCAACGGGCACTCCATACGGCGTTACAACCCGGACCGAAGGTCAATTTAACATTCCCAATATGCGAATAGGCGGTCCTTACCGCATCACCATCTCTTTCGTTGGTTATCAGTCAGAAACCGTTGAAAACATTTCGCTGAGCCTGGGGCAGAAATTACCGCTGAATCTCACGCTGAAAAGTAGCTCGAATCAACTCAGTGAGGTTGTCGTTCGGTCAACTGCCAACGACGTGCTGAATAACACTCGAACCGGCCCACAAACCAATATCAGCAGTGAGCAATTACGCAACCTGCCCACGATTAAGCGTTCGGTATTCGACTATACGCGATTAAACCCAATGGCCGGGGGAGATGGATCGTTTGGCGGACGCAATAGCCGCTTCAACAACTTCGCATTGAACGGGGCCATTTTCAATAATCCCTTTGGTCTGGATGCGTCGACACCGGGCGGTCAGTCGGATGCGCAACCCGTTTCACTCGATGCGATCGAACAGATCCAGGTGGCGCTGTCGCCCTATGACGTGACGCAGTCGGGTTTCACGGGCGCGGGCGTGAATGCGGTTACAAAGTCAGGCACGAACCAGTTTCATGGAACCGCGTTTGGCTTCTACCGCAACCAGGACCTGACCGGGAAAAAGGTAAAAGGAACCGACATCATTGTTCCGGAGTCGAATCAAACACAATATGGGTTTAGCGTCGGTGGCCCAATCATCAAAAACAAGCTGTTCTTTTTTGTCAATGCTGAATTCGACCGTCGCTCAGACCTTGGAACGGCCGGTTGGGTAGCCGCCCGACCGGGTCTGACGGGTGCCAACGTCTCGCGGGTTTCGGCATCGGACCTCGACCTGGTGTCGAGTACGTTAAAAACGCTTTATAACTATGATACAGGCCCTTACGAGAATTTCACGCACAAGACCCAAAACTCGAAAGGGATTGCCAAACTCGATTGGAACATCAACCAGACGCACAAACTATCGGTGATTTATAACTTTCTGGATGCCTTTCAGGACAAACCGGCAAACCCTTCGGCCCTGGGTCGGCGTGGGCCGGATTTTCTGACGTTGCAGTATTACAGTTCAGGCTACCGGATTAACAATAAGCTGAACGGCGGCATTGTTGAACTCAACTCTAACTTCAATGGTAAGTATGCCAATAAGTTACAGGTCGGTTATACGGCTTTCCGCGACACGCGTGATCCATTTTCAGCCCCCTTTCCAACGGTCAATATTGGCAAAGACGGCGTTCGGTATATCGTGGCCGGACATGAACCCTTTTCGATCAACAACCGATTAACGCAGGATGTATTTCAACTAACTGACAACTTCAACATCTACGCGGGCAGACATACCGTTACACTTGGAGGCAGTTTCGAGAAATTCAGCTTCGACAATTCCTTTAATTTGGGCGCTTACGACGGTGCTTTCTCCGATTTCACGTCTGTTCAGGATTTCATAACGGCGGCCTCCGGCAATGTATTCAAAACATCCGTGAGCAATGCCCGTAACAACTTCCAAACTGGCAACTGGGCACTGGCCCAAACGCGCGTTGGGCAGTTAGGACTTTATGCACAGGACGAATTTGCCGTGTCGCCAAAATTTATCCTGACTTACGGCCTGAAAGTCGATTTCCCCATGTATTTCGATACCAAACAGAAAATTCAGGAGAATATCGACCGCAACAAAGCCAATTATCAGCCTGATAACCAGTATTATGATGCCAATGGCAATCCCATTAAGCTGAATTCACTGGATTTGCCGAAGCAAACGCCCCTGTTTTCGCCAAGAGTTGGTTTCAACTACGACATCAAGGGCGATGGAACACAGAAGCTGCGCGGAGGGACGGGCATTTTCACCGGACGCTTTCCCTTCGTCTGGATTGGTAACCAGGTGGCAAACCCCAACTTCTTTTTCTATTGTACCACCGATCCGAACTTCAAATTTCCACAAGTCTGGAAGAGTAGTCTTGGATACGACCATAAGTTTAAAAACGGCTGGATCACGTCTGTGGATATTCTTTACAATAAAGACATCAACGCCATGCTTGTCCGGAATTATGGCCTAAAAACGCCGACCGGACGCCTTCAGGACCCAAGTAGTCGTCCCATTTATCAAGTATCGGATCGGGCGGTCAATGCCTTTGGTGGTCAAACTGATGCGTTCGTTTTCACCAATACGAGCTTAGGTAATTCGTTCAATACGAGTCTTCAGGTGCAACGGACATGGGCCAATGGTTTCTACGTAAGTGTTGGCTATAATTTCCTGGCAGCGAAGGAAGTATCATCACTTAGTGCCGAGATTTCGTCGGATGCCTACGACCGCAATCCAACCTATGGAAATTCGAATGTGGCCATGCTTGGGCAGGCTTCTTATGGTAGCCGCCAGCGCATAGTGGCCTCGGCTTCCAAACGATTTATCTATGGCAAAGGCTGGGCAACTACCTTATCGGCCGTAACTGAATATACGGAAGGAAGCCGATTCAGCTTCACGTATGCGGGCGACATCAACAACGACGGCGCATTCGACAACGACCTGCTGTTTATTCCAACCAGCAGCCAGTTAGGGCAGATGAAATTTACGGGTACAGATGCCCAGCAGACCGCTCAACGGGCAGGCTTTGAATCGTATATTCAACAGGATAAATACCTCAGTTCACATCGGGGTCAGGTTGCGGAGAAATTCACCAGTTTTACCCCCTGGTTCTCCACTCTCGATATCCGCGTGTTGCAGGAGTTGATGCTGGCCAACAAACATACCATCCAGTTGAGCCTGGATATTCTAAATTTTGGCAATCTGCTCAATAGTAACTGGGGAGTTCGTCAGTTTGCCTCCTATACGGGTCTGGCACAACCGCTGGGCGTTACAACTGATGGCACCGGGGTGCCGACCTACAGCTTCGATACGAGCCAGAAATCGACGTTCTTCAACGATTCTCAACTGACGTCTCGCTGGCGGATGCAGTTGGGCTTGCGGTACTCGTTCTAAGTGGAATACTGGATTAAGGTTTTTCGGTGGGCTGACGTCAGCTCCCCGAAAAACCTTAATCGTTTTTCACCTCAGCATTTCTGCAACAAAAATGCCCAGATAGGTGCCAATCGCATTGCCAAGGGTGCCAACCAAAACAGCTGGGAGCTGTAAATCCGAACGGTTCAGACTCCTCGCCAAAGCCAATGCCGACGTGGCTCCTCCAATATTAGCCTGCGATGCGATCCCGAGTACAGCCCAATCCTGACGAAAGAGGGCTCCAAGGCCAAAAACAAAAACGGCATGAATCAGAACCAATAAAAGGATCATGCCAAACAGAACAAAAGCGAGTTGCCCATCGTCGATCAGAGCGGCAACATCGCAGTAAGCCCCAATAACAGCCAGAAAAATATAGACGCCAAACATGCCCAGCAATCGACTCCCGCGAAGGTTATTGATTATCCGGAATTGCGCCAATAGCAGCGCCAGAGTCGTCAGGATCAACACGAATGGAGCCTCAGGAATAAAAAACGCTAGTAGTTTTGACAGAGAAATAGCGCCAAACCCCAGGGCCAGCAATAAGGCCAGATCATTGGGAGTCATCGTTTCAGTATCCGAAAAAGGATCATCGATCATATCGTTTGCCGTTGTTGGCTGCGTGGCGATCTGACTGGCTGTTTTCTGATGCGGAAAACGCTGTTGCAAAAACCGGGGTATCAGTAAGGTTGCCACCATCCAGAGCGCTGTCATGATATTATCGGCAGCTGTAGCGGCAACAAACAGATTACCCGCTTTAGAGACATTATAATGCAGGGCAACCGCATTAAAGTTAATTCCTCCCCCGATATAGGTTCCCGTAAACATACCAGCCAGGGCATAAAATAGCTTCCCGACAGTTTGTGGAGCTGAAAACGCCCAAACACTGACCAAAACGCCGGTTATTGTCCCTACAGATCCAATAAGAAACATAGTCAGCATCGGCAAGCCAGCCTGTCGCAAATCTTTCAGATTTACACTTAGGAGTAGCAAAAACAGGGCAAAAGGCGCAACGTAACTAAAGATACCTTCATAAACGGGCGTTTCGGTCGTGGGAATTATTTTGAGATTCGACTCGATAGCGGTCAGGATAATCACCAGTAAAGCCGTTCCGATATGGCGAAAACCAGGCTTTTTAATGAGCCATTCACAGATAATAACATTCAGGGAAAGTACGAAGAGGATAAAAATAGAGTCAGCCACGAGCAGGGAAAGTAAATGGATTAGGCTTTTTGCTCAGAAGCGTGCCACCGCAACGGCGGCACGCTTCTGAGCAAAAAGCCTACTGAGAAAAGGCCATAGTGCGAAATTTATCCACAAAAGCAATCAGCACAATATACGGCGATTCTTACTTTATGAAAAACAGTTAATCGACAATTTCCCGTTTCTCAGCATAAATTCATAGCTATATGCTTATTGTGCTAAATCAAATCAAAAGATACTAACCCGTTTGATCGCTCGGTTACTGCCCAAAAACCGCGTACCAGATCCAGATAATATAGGCAGGTTGAAACAACAGCCTCGACCAAACATACCATGGTTTGGCGGGCAAACCACCCGGCGGAGGGAGCTTATTGACAGCTACATTTATATTGGCGGGAAACATGGCAATCAACAAGAGAATCAGCCCCCCGGCGGCCCAGATACGGGTTTCGGAAAACACCAGACCAATACCGACCACAACTTCGGCAACGCCCGATAGCAACACGAGCAACCGTGCATTAGGCATAAAGTTGGCAATCATGTACGTAAGCTGATCCGGGTTGCGCAAATGCATCAGCCCAATCAGCACAAACATCGTGGTAGTGGCCCATAGCATGTCATTGGGGATAGTCAGCAAATAGTCGTTCTGCGCGATCCAGCCGATTCCGTATAGTAAAGCGGCAATCGATACTAATCCAAGGAAGAAAGCCATAATGAATGCGTCGTTTAATTCGTATGGCAAAATTCCGACGCAGATCTCCCCTATCCACTAACATTTGTTAGGAAATCAACGCTCTCTACGAATACGACTTA
This window harbors:
- a CDS encoding FeoB-associated Cys-rich membrane protein translates to MQEFIIFLIFAFAVGYMGNRAYRSFFKKQAGCGKGCGCETDAKTSAITTAK
- a CDS encoding YfiT family bacillithiol transferase — encoded protein: MQEQDLYKLRYPIGDFAYGSIFTTEQNHEHIAVIAGMPRKLTELVGRWGDDRLDTPYRPDGWTVRQVVHHVVDSHINAYVRVKLALTENNPTISPYEEGDWAKLADYTLDVAPSLVILCNLHLRWVTVLKSLTEDQRQRTYFHPGSQRSFPISEVMGIYAWHGEHHYQHIYQLAVRNGWV
- a CDS encoding DNA-3-methyladenine glycosylase family protein — protein: MQPATALISPLDHLAQDAVMARLIQETPSPKIFNDYAGDVYLALLESIVSQQISVKAADAIFSRFRQLFADSYPDPNELLLKSTDELRSAGLSFQKIKYLQSVAGFSLANPMDRAHLDPMTDEEIVQYLLPIKGVGRWTVEMLLMFVLDRPDVFPIDDLVIRQRMLLAYPEQTNGLTGKALYKVLHQIADPWRPYRTTASRYLWRWKPL
- a CDS encoding threonine synthase; this translates as MDTAISSSLLQSLHCSQCGQSYSPFTRQTVSVCCQMPLLASYQLNQGLDKAELLFREKSLWRYAELLPVLDPKNRVSLGEGFTPLLALPRLANTYSMRQLTLKDEGLNPTGSFKARGLSLAISKAKENGETACIVPTAGNAGVAMAAYCARAGLDAVVVMPRHTPEAFREECLAYGATVILIDGLINDCAAKVQDMNRYGDYFDVSTLKEPYRLEGKKTMGYEIAEQLNWQLPDVIMYPTGGGTGLIGLWKAFQEMKELGWLPADQPMPRLVAVQAENCCPVVETFWGRQANCKQYIGRPTLANGLAVPRPIGEPLMLKVLQESGGTAIAVSEEQMLEGVRELGRHEGLFVAPEGGAIWAATKQLLHDGWLRSDEHILLLNTGSGQKYLDNLKGIWQTQEHT
- a CDS encoding inositol monophosphatase family protein; the encoded protein is MTTNVSAQSSLDLAAITRDICTIATDAGEFLLQERSKFQREAIEYKGLNNLVSYVDKETEKQLVVRLSQLLPQAGFITEEGTTGQEADPTALNWIIDPLDGTANFIHDLPVFSVSIGLAQGSTPLAGVVYDPNRDECFSAWKGGGAYCNGTKISVSPATQLGESLIATGFPYYTFDKMPKYLQILESLMKQTHGLRRLGSAAIDLAYVACGRFEAFYEYNLHSWDMAAGVLLVHEAGGIVTDFDGGDAFLFRGDVIAGSGMQPELLKAIQEYWQ
- a CDS encoding DUF4403 family protein → MNTQRIIGFFIVFAALLASVSCNRVRSKPPAAQDFEPAIPDPISYVAGDITFKIADLERKINKSLGVVLVPEETFEGKKGEAWHIRVERTGPVRIQYANRKVSFSAPLQVWYTNPIGLRKIRKRRPLCALAVNFVSPLSIGSNWRLATRSRFENYHWIHRPTVQMLGVKIGVTKLAESILDKRKAEIEAAIDKAVHTELRLDRHVRKVWRDIQKPLRIAKKPEEIWIIPKPFSIAAAPVFGDEKRITVPLQIAFRVDTKVGPKPIVTELERLPRLLRRAKTPEASRLEVRAFIPFEDANRVLAKALDEQKIKLAGGKVKIKNATVYGGGRSLIVKTEVTGAVNGTLYFHGQPSYDTLNNTLEIKSLDFDVDTKERLFATADWLLHDHFRDSLQSVMVIPLRHQISELPEKIETAFARGGAGRKTTLNIDSFRLVPQRVVVRPDGVQVLIKVESKVAVRVKKL